One Alosa alosa isolate M-15738 ecotype Scorff River chromosome 22, AALO_Geno_1.1, whole genome shotgun sequence DNA segment encodes these proteins:
- the LOC125287699 gene encoding uncharacterized protein LOC125287699: MYGLFYFVDGSVIVDNTSIIQDAYRNVDITVKRKEDLQSKHGWIEVILPARRRQDPKPVAAKLLFLSGNYNDLVEKRIAFLQGEDLWSSFGESSKTICQEKRVMKQGMTSGSQMAKMGEELKRDLKRQRTTLLESDSDETCCDLFDPPKKRKSVVVNSDDEEDGIPQESQRPGAVPAVFVEMDEETAQALKELPELVSSLKAVINKMADSSISSSQSDSPRTSSDTGSEDMISLGTSSVQVAKRLYQRLSGRRMSLFTQELATLVFGRETLAKATLTGKGKKGELKEQLDPEKTNAIIDAVRERFPNTEVPEIRALLRRKCNNESSKAISTCNNQS, translated from the exons ATGTATGGGTTGTTTTATTTCGTAGACGGGTCCGTTATTGTAGATAATACATCTATTATTCAGGATGCATATAGAAATGTAGACATTACAGTCAAACGCAAGGAGGACCTCCAGTCCAAGCATGGCTGGATAGAGGTGATTTTGCCTGCTAGACGCAGGCAAGATCCAAAGCCGGTTGCAGCCAAACTGCTCTTCTTGTCAG GAAACTACAACGACTTAGTCGAGAAGCGTATTGCTTTCCTCCAGGGAGAGGATTTATGGTCTTCCTTTGGTGAGTCCAGCAAAACGATTTGCCAGGAGAAGAGGGTGATGAAGCAAGGAATGACC TCTGGTTCACAGATGGCCAAAATGGGCGAGGAGCTGAAGAGGGACCTAAAGCGGCAACGTACAACATTACTGGAGTCTGATTCTGATGAGACCTGTTGCGACCTATTTGATCCTCCTAAAAAACGTAAATCG GTGGTTGTGAAcagtgatgatgaggaggacGGCATCCCTCAGGAGTCTCAGCGGCCAGGGGCAGTGCCTGCCGTTTTTGTCGAGATGGACGAGGAAACTGCACAGGCTCTGAAAG AGCTGCCAGAACTGGTGTCATCACTGAAAGcagtcataaacaaaatggcAGATTCATCTATTTCCTCCAGCCAAAGTGACTCACCACGCACTAGCAGTGACACTGGCAGTGAAGACATG ATATCATTGGGCACCTCGTCAGTGCAAGTGGCAAAACGTCTGTATCAGAGGCTGAGTGGGAGGAGGATGTCCCTCTTCACACAGGAACTGGCCACATTGGTGTTTGGGAGGGAAACTTTGGCTAAGGCAACCCTCACAGGCAAAGGGAAAAAGGGCGAGCTGAAGGAGCAGCTTGACCCAGAAAAAACCAACGCAATTATAG ATGCAGTGAGGGAGCGATTCCCCAACACAGAGGTGCCTGAAATTCGTGCCCTTCTACGGAGGAAGTGTAACAATGAAAGCTCCAAGGCCATATCCACCTGTAATAATCAGAGTTAG